Proteins co-encoded in one Dyella japonica A8 genomic window:
- a CDS encoding KpsF/GutQ family sugar-phosphate isomerase: MNAHVAPASQHAINADTIVQSARTVIATEAAAIRALEPRIGPEFVEACRLIMGCAGRVVVTGMGKSGHVARKIAATLASTGTPAFFVHPGEASHGDLGMILPQDVVLALSNSGETDEVLFILPVIKRQGIPLIAITGNANSSLADQANVHLDASIAAEACPLGLAPTASTTAALVMGDALAVALLEARGFTSEDFARSHPAGSLGRRLLLHISDVMHTGEGIPAVPPNASLTQALMEMTRKHLGMTAVVDADQHLLGVFTDGDLRRALDDDGVDLRGATVAELMTRGPKTIGADKLAIEAAQLMEKHQIHALLVVNDQQQVVGALNIHDLLRARVV; encoded by the coding sequence ATGAACGCCCACGTCGCCCCAGCCAGCCAGCACGCGATCAACGCCGACACCATCGTGCAGAGCGCACGCACGGTGATCGCCACCGAGGCCGCCGCCATCCGCGCGCTCGAACCGCGCATCGGCCCCGAATTCGTGGAAGCCTGCCGCCTGATCATGGGCTGCGCCGGCCGCGTGGTGGTGACCGGCATGGGCAAATCGGGCCACGTCGCCCGCAAGATCGCCGCCACGCTGGCGTCCACCGGCACGCCGGCGTTCTTCGTCCACCCGGGCGAGGCCAGCCATGGCGACCTTGGCATGATCCTGCCGCAGGACGTGGTGCTCGCCCTGTCCAATTCCGGCGAAACCGACGAAGTGCTGTTCATCCTGCCGGTGATCAAGCGCCAGGGCATTCCCCTCATCGCCATCACGGGCAACGCCAACTCCTCGCTGGCCGACCAGGCCAATGTGCACCTGGATGCCAGCATCGCCGCCGAAGCCTGCCCGCTGGGCCTGGCCCCCACGGCCAGCACCACGGCAGCCCTGGTGATGGGCGACGCCCTCGCCGTCGCATTGCTCGAGGCTCGGGGTTTCACCTCGGAAGACTTCGCCCGCTCGCATCCGGCCGGCAGCCTGGGGCGCCGCCTGCTGCTGCATATCAGCGATGTGATGCACACCGGCGAAGGCATCCCGGCGGTGCCGCCCAATGCCTCGCTCACGCAGGCGCTGATGGAAATGACGCGCAAGCACCTGGGCATGACCGCCGTGGTGGACGCCGACCAGCACCTGCTCGGCGTGTTCACCGACGGTGACCTTCGCCGCGCGCTGGACGACGACGGCGTCGACCTGCGCGGCGCCACGGTGGCCGAACTGATGACCCGCGGCCCCAAGACCATCGGTGCCGACAAGCTCGCCATCGAGGCGGCCCAGTTGATGGAAAAACACCAGATCCACGCCCTGCTGGTGGTCAATGACCAGCAGCAGGTGGTGGGCGCCCTGAACATTCACGACCTGCTCCGTGCCCGTGTGGTCTGA
- the purN gene encoding phosphoribosylglycinamide formyltransferase has product MADQRLRIAVLASGRGSNLQALIAARDAGLLPVDFVAVGSDKADAGALQLAKDAGIPTFTLNPKAFANRREFDFELFRQLDATGAQVLVLAGFMRIIDGEALAPWVGRMINIHPSLLPKYRGLHTHRRALEAGDAEHGASVHYVTAELDGGPVIAQARIAIQSGDDEAQLAQRLLSHEHLLLPAVLKLMAEQRLGLIAPDHVTFDGKPIAAPLQLRNGKLVD; this is encoded by the coding sequence GTGGCAGACCAGCGTCTTCGCATCGCCGTGCTCGCCTCCGGGCGCGGCAGCAACCTGCAAGCCCTGATTGCCGCTCGCGATGCCGGCCTGCTGCCCGTCGACTTCGTCGCGGTCGGCAGCGACAAGGCCGACGCGGGCGCGTTGCAGCTGGCCAAGGACGCGGGCATTCCCACGTTCACGCTCAACCCCAAGGCTTTCGCCAATCGCCGCGAGTTCGACTTCGAACTGTTCCGCCAGCTCGACGCCACGGGCGCGCAGGTACTGGTGCTGGCCGGCTTCATGCGCATCATCGACGGTGAAGCGCTGGCGCCGTGGGTGGGCCGGATGATCAACATCCACCCTTCCCTGCTGCCCAAATACCGTGGCTTGCATACGCACCGCCGCGCACTCGAGGCGGGTGACGCGGAGCATGGCGCCAGCGTGCACTACGTAACCGCCGAACTGGATGGCGGCCCAGTGATCGCGCAAGCACGCATCGCCATCCAGTCGGGCGACGACGAGGCGCAACTCGCCCAACGCCTGCTCAGCCACGAACACCTGCTGCTGCCCGCCGTGCTCAAGCTGATGGCCGAGCAACGCCTTGGCCTGATCGCACCCGATCACGTCACCTTCGACGGAAAGCCGATCGCCGCACCGCTGCAACTGCGCAACGGCAAACTGGTTGACTGA
- the murA gene encoding UDP-N-acetylglucosamine 1-carboxyvinyltransferase, which produces MAKILISGGEPLHGEVGISGAKNAVLPILASCLLADEPVAISNVPHLHDVTTFIELLGQMGTQLVLDDRMKMHVDPRSTDRCFAPYDLVRTMRASILVLGPLVARFGEAEVSLPGGCAIGSRPVDQHIRGLQALGADVVVENGYIKAKAKRLKGARISMDMVTVTGTENIMMAAALASGTTIIENAAQEPEVVDLAHCLIAMGAQIEGAGTSTLTIHGVERLHGAEYEVLPDRIETGTFLVGAAMTGGKVRARNARADTLDAVLAKLEDAGAHISTGADWIELDMRGRRPKAVNITTAPYPAFPTDMQAQFTALNCVAEGVGIITETVFENRFMHALELQRLGADIRLEGNTAIIKGVEKMSGAPIMATDLRASACLVLAGLVAEGDTTVDRVYHIDRGYENIEEKLGVLGAKIRRLPS; this is translated from the coding sequence ATGGCCAAGATCCTGATCAGTGGCGGCGAGCCGCTCCACGGTGAAGTGGGTATTTCGGGCGCGAAGAACGCCGTGCTGCCGATTCTCGCTTCCTGCCTGCTGGCCGATGAGCCGGTGGCGATCAGCAACGTGCCCCACCTGCACGATGTGACCACCTTCATCGAGCTGCTGGGCCAGATGGGCACGCAGCTGGTGCTGGACGACCGCATGAAGATGCACGTCGACCCGCGCTCCACCGACCGCTGCTTCGCCCCGTACGACCTGGTGCGCACCATGCGTGCGTCCATCCTCGTGCTGGGCCCGCTGGTGGCCCGCTTCGGCGAGGCGGAAGTGTCGCTGCCGGGTGGTTGCGCCATCGGCTCGCGTCCGGTCGACCAGCACATCCGCGGCCTGCAGGCGCTGGGCGCCGACGTGGTCGTGGAGAACGGCTACATCAAGGCCAAGGCCAAGCGCCTGAAAGGCGCGCGCATCTCGATGGACATGGTCACCGTGACCGGTACCGAGAACATCATGATGGCCGCCGCGCTCGCGTCCGGCACCACCATCATCGAGAACGCCGCGCAGGAACCGGAAGTGGTCGACCTGGCGCACTGCCTGATCGCCATGGGCGCGCAGATCGAAGGCGCCGGCACCTCCACGCTGACCATCCATGGCGTGGAACGCCTGCATGGCGCTGAGTACGAAGTGCTGCCTGACCGCATCGAAACCGGCACGTTCCTGGTCGGCGCGGCAATGACCGGCGGCAAGGTGCGCGCCCGCAATGCCCGTGCCGACACGCTGGACGCCGTGCTCGCCAAGCTGGAAGACGCTGGCGCACACATCTCCACCGGCGCCGACTGGATCGAGCTGGACATGCGTGGCCGCCGCCCCAAGGCGGTGAACATCACCACCGCGCCGTACCCAGCTTTCCCGACCGACATGCAGGCGCAGTTCACCGCGCTCAACTGCGTAGCCGAAGGCGTGGGCATCATCACCGAGACGGTGTTCGAGAACCGCTTCATGCACGCGCTGGAACTGCAGCGCCTGGGTGCGGACATCCGCCTGGAAGGCAACACCGCCATCATCAAGGGCGTGGAGAAGATGAGCGGCGCGCCGATCATGGCAACCGACCTGCGTGCCTCCGCCTGCCTCGTGCTCGCCGGCCTGGTGGCCGAGGGCGATACCACGGTCGATCGCGTGTATCACATCGATCGCGGTTACGAGAACATCGAAGAAAAGCTGGGCGTGCTTGGCGCGAAGATTCGTCGCCTGCCGTCCTGA
- a CDS encoding BolA family protein: MDAATIQAMIEQGLPGAQATVSGDDGVHFEAEVVAEQFAGKLPLARHRLVYATLGNLMGGAIHALALKTHTPAEVAARR; the protein is encoded by the coding sequence ATGGACGCTGCCACCATCCAGGCAATGATCGAACAAGGCCTGCCCGGTGCGCAGGCGACCGTCAGCGGCGACGACGGCGTGCACTTCGAGGCTGAAGTGGTGGCTGAGCAGTTCGCCGGCAAGCTGCCGCTGGCCCGGCACCGCTTGGTTTACGCCACGCTGGGGAATCTCATGGGCGGTGCGATCCACGCGCTGGCCCTGAAAACGCACACTCCCGCGGAGGTCGCTGCGCGCCGTTGA
- a CDS encoding DUF3108 domain-containing protein, with product MTAPNSLRMFAAGLALALSTTAAFAATPAPTPFTATYQVSQGGQVIGEAVITLKPAGGGQWVYSNQTKGTAGIAAALGANSTETTRFRWNNDAPETISYDYNMDAGFKKKQRHTEVNWSSSQVTVNEGKGPMTYPSAPGMVDRNTTPYAIGLALRTGKQAVSLPVAVKRNVETQEFKVTGKDTVKVPAGSFPTERVVRGGDENAFSAWYAPQKYPVPVKLTQSDGGNLELQLVSFKGG from the coding sequence ATGACCGCACCCAACTCCCTCCGCATGTTCGCTGCCGGCCTTGCGCTGGCCCTCTCCACCACGGCCGCTTTCGCCGCCACCCCTGCGCCGACGCCGTTCACGGCGACGTACCAGGTATCGCAGGGCGGCCAGGTGATCGGCGAGGCAGTGATCACGCTCAAGCCCGCGGGCGGCGGCCAGTGGGTCTACAGCAACCAGACCAAGGGTACGGCAGGCATTGCCGCCGCACTGGGCGCCAATTCCACGGAAACCACCCGCTTCCGCTGGAACAACGACGCGCCGGAAACCATCAGCTACGACTACAACATGGATGCCGGCTTCAAGAAGAAGCAGCGCCATACCGAGGTCAACTGGAGTAGCAGCCAGGTCACGGTGAACGAAGGCAAGGGCCCGATGACCTACCCGAGCGCCCCCGGCATGGTCGACCGCAACACCACGCCCTACGCCATCGGCCTGGCGCTGCGCACCGGCAAGCAGGCCGTGTCGCTGCCCGTGGCGGTGAAGCGCAACGTGGAAACCCAGGAATTCAAAGTGACGGGCAAGGACACCGTGAAAGTGCCGGCCGGTAGTTTTCCGACGGAACGCGTGGTGCGCGGCGGTGACGAGAATGCCTTCAGCGCGTGGTATGCACCGCAGAAATACCCGGTGCCGGTGAAGTTGACGCAGAGTGATGGCGGCAATCTGGAATTGCAGTTGGTGAGCTTCAAGGGCGGCTGA